A genome region from Paradevosia shaoguanensis includes the following:
- a CDS encoding DUF2147 domain-containing protein, translating into MPLFARKIAAAAMALALGIAPGLAADVVKASLPKAANPVGTWQTTSGDARFKVSMCGDGTQICAKLTWLRKDARNEDNLRYLNKYVVEGARAVELNKWRGTVNYKGEAIAGSMTLVGDVMNLQGCKGVFCQSMQFQRL; encoded by the coding sequence GTGCCCCTCTTTGCAAGAAAGATCGCCGCCGCAGCCATGGCGCTTGCGCTCGGTATCGCCCCAGGCCTGGCCGCCGACGTGGTCAAGGCCTCCCTTCCCAAGGCCGCCAACCCGGTCGGCACTTGGCAGACGACGAGCGGGGATGCCCGCTTCAAGGTTTCGATGTGCGGCGACGGCACGCAGATCTGCGCCAAGCTGACCTGGCTGCGCAAGGATGCGCGCAACGAAGACAACCTGCGCTATCTCAACAAATACGTGGTCGAAGGCGCCCGCGCGGTCGAGCTCAACAAGTGGCGCGGCACGGTCAACTACAAGGGCGAGGCCATCGCCGGCTCGATGACGCTCGTGGGAGATGTCATGAACCTGCAGGGCTGCAAGGGCGTGTTCTGCCAATCCATGCAGTTCCAGCGCCTCTGA
- a CDS encoding KTSC domain-containing protein — protein MPSTAIKNFRYDPESRTLSVWFVPTGKRYDYEAVPPQTVAAFRDAFSKGRFFNARIRDRFRYREVEDRER, from the coding sequence ATGCCGTCGACTGCGATCAAAAATTTTCGCTACGATCCGGAGAGCCGCACGCTCTCGGTCTGGTTCGTGCCCACCGGCAAGCGCTACGACTACGAGGCCGTTCCGCCCCAGACCGTCGCCGCCTTTCGCGATGCCTTCTCGAAAGGCCGGTTCTTCAACGCCCGCATCCGCGACCGTTTCCGTTATCGTGAGGTCGAAGACCGGGAGCGCTAG
- a CDS encoding peptidoglycan-binding domain-containing protein: MTASTFTRLPMMAGGVVASSAGRVGLWAISHFARAPLAYSSVFVLTTFSLMAANNALFNQQHRHPAPLFSGGATAQAMAPVMEDVAEVQPAVRQAAARNVQPDYISDPVSPQTTGSVSRQAVAEIPDGGAIGNSKVFEVQKKLAQLKLFEGKVDGYYGPMTASAIRKFELAAGLKPQGALTPDVVEMILRAPVNDQMTMLMQGQAQQQPAPIQQMPAVQPQMQVAASNNVYVAPQQPAMQAQAQPQQGQGVPPLVFSQPAQQNERVLIAQQVKPTADDVFNEVADGAANAFDSLANTVQGWVSEPGGGRQIQAARNQAPQPPAQLVNARQQAPVQQRAAEPAPQQVASLQAPANAVSSTDPQLVAKVQRGLASLGFLAGSVDGVPGEATAKAIRNFEVYYNYDVTGKVTPQLVDMLTAAGAVI, from the coding sequence ATGACGGCTTCGACCTTCACCCGCCTCCCCATGATGGCGGGTGGCGTCGTCGCATCCTCGGCTGGTCGGGTTGGCCTGTGGGCCATCTCGCACTTCGCACGAGCGCCCCTGGCCTATAGCAGCGTGTTCGTGCTCACCACGTTCTCGCTGATGGCGGCCAATAACGCTCTCTTCAACCAGCAGCACCGGCACCCGGCGCCCCTGTTCTCGGGCGGCGCCACGGCACAGGCCATGGCGCCGGTGATGGAGGACGTCGCCGAAGTGCAGCCGGCCGTGCGCCAGGCCGCCGCGCGCAACGTGCAGCCGGACTATATCAGCGATCCGGTCAGCCCGCAGACGACCGGCAGCGTGTCGCGCCAGGCGGTGGCCGAGATTCCCGATGGCGGGGCGATCGGCAATTCCAAGGTCTTCGAGGTCCAGAAGAAGCTGGCGCAGCTAAAACTCTTCGAGGGCAAGGTCGACGGTTATTACGGCCCGATGACCGCCTCGGCGATCCGCAAGTTCGAACTGGCCGCCGGCCTCAAGCCGCAGGGCGCGCTGACGCCGGACGTCGTCGAGATGATCCTGCGCGCGCCGGTCAACGACCAGATGACCATGCTCATGCAGGGCCAGGCGCAGCAGCAGCCGGCCCCGATCCAGCAGATGCCGGCCGTCCAGCCGCAGATGCAGGTGGCGGCGAGCAACAATGTCTATGTCGCCCCGCAGCAGCCCGCGATGCAGGCCCAGGCGCAGCCCCAGCAGGGGCAGGGCGTGCCGCCGCTGGTCTTCAGCCAGCCGGCCCAGCAGAACGAGCGCGTGTTGATCGCCCAGCAGGTCAAGCCGACCGCGGACGACGTGTTCAACGAAGTGGCCGACGGCGCGGCGAACGCGTTCGACTCACTGGCCAATACCGTGCAGGGTTGGGTGAGCGAGCCGGGCGGCGGTCGCCAGATCCAGGCGGCACGCAACCAGGCGCCGCAACCGCCGGCGCAGCTCGTCAATGCCCGCCAGCAGGCACCGGTGCAGCAGCGGGCAGCCGAACCGGCCCCGCAGCAGGTGGCTTCGCTGCAGGCGCCGGCCAATGCCGTCTCCTCCACCGATCCGCAGCTAGTCGCCAAGGTGCAGCGTGGGCTCGCGAGCCTCGGCTTCCTCGCCGGCTCGGTCGACGGCGTGCCGGGCGAGGCCACGGCCAAGGCGATCCGCAATTTCGAGGTCTACTACAATTACGACGTCACCGGAAAAGTGACGCCGCAGCTGGTGGACATGCTGACGGCCGCCGGAGCTGTGATATAG
- a CDS encoding PAS domain-containing sensor histidine kinase, whose protein sequence is MRSLLSLGIGKEIARPVALSGGRPEILRRRIAGTAARVITAAGALALPFSLYMLVGRGVLVPFIVAMAGLLTGIMSLALHQREQYDRAVATQIYGMAAIGLLAAITRAPFLDFGIATALMAPIYAAMLAHGGLRKWSWAFVAVTAAASAIVAMQFVTLPTFMDSGYAGIGAFIVSGVLVGYAATRLGAAFEVQDTSKLNTYRHLVEHVQDAVMRFGEDGEVLFTSQSAERLFGCRRYELSRGGLGERIHVLDRPVYLTAFADANRDGKTRTIEVRMRKDDLEGSTRAPQFIWVEVAFSPVIENSEGLRHEVVALYRDITGRKDDEDVMKAARQAAEDASNAKSRFLATIGHELRTPLNAIVGFSEMMSTGIGGELSPTHKEYAELIHQSGHHLLDVVKMLLDMSKIEAGKFELQTDAFAPDDLVAPSLQMVGSLTKARNITVRTEIAPKMPLLTADERACRQIVINLLSNAIKFSHDYGVVTLSMKRQGENINISVRDNGIGMAPESIRRLGEPFFQVQDGLARQYEGTGLGLSIVKGLVDLHEGRMHAVSELGVGTTMTVLLPVNGPAIKLPETASVTPIRRDTSAQQTSVWQDERKRRA, encoded by the coding sequence ATGCGTAGCCTTCTCTCTTTGGGCATTGGCAAGGAGATCGCCAGACCCGTTGCCCTGAGCGGCGGGCGCCCCGAGATTCTGCGTCGCCGCATTGCGGGCACGGCTGCCCGCGTCATCACCGCCGCTGGCGCCCTGGCGCTGCCGTTCTCGCTCTACATGCTCGTCGGCCGCGGCGTGCTGGTGCCGTTCATCGTGGCGATGGCGGGCCTGCTGACCGGCATCATGAGCCTGGCGCTGCACCAGCGCGAGCAGTACGACCGCGCCGTCGCCACCCAGATCTACGGCATGGCCGCGATCGGGCTTCTGGCGGCCATCACGCGTGCTCCATTCCTCGATTTCGGCATCGCGACGGCGCTGATGGCGCCTATCTATGCGGCGATGCTGGCCCATGGCGGGCTGCGCAAATGGAGCTGGGCGTTCGTAGCGGTCACCGCGGCGGCCTCGGCCATCGTGGCCATGCAGTTCGTGACGCTGCCGACTTTCATGGATTCCGGTTATGCCGGCATCGGCGCCTTCATCGTTTCGGGCGTGCTGGTGGGTTATGCCGCCACGCGCCTGGGCGCCGCGTTCGAAGTGCAGGATACGAGCAAGCTCAATACCTACCGCCACCTCGTCGAGCACGTGCAGGACGCCGTGATGCGATTCGGCGAGGATGGCGAAGTGCTCTTCACCTCGCAGTCGGCCGAGCGCCTTTTCGGTTGCCGCCGCTACGAGCTGTCGCGCGGCGGCCTGGGTGAGCGCATCCATGTGCTCGACCGGCCCGTCTACCTCACGGCCTTCGCCGACGCGAACCGGGACGGCAAGACGCGCACGATCGAAGTGCGCATGCGCAAGGACGACCTCGAGGGTTCGACCCGCGCCCCGCAATTCATCTGGGTGGAAGTCGCCTTCTCGCCCGTGATCGAGAATTCGGAAGGGCTGCGCCACGAAGTGGTGGCGCTCTACCGCGACATCACCGGCCGCAAGGACGACGAGGACGTGATGAAGGCCGCCCGCCAGGCTGCCGAGGACGCCTCGAACGCCAAATCGCGCTTTCTGGCGACGATCGGGCACGAGCTGCGCACGCCGCTCAACGCCATTGTCGGCTTCTCGGAAATGATGTCGACGGGCATCGGCGGCGAGCTGTCCCCGACGCACAAGGAATATGCCGAACTCATCCATCAGAGCGGCCATCACCTGCTCGACGTGGTCAAGATGCTGCTCGACATGTCCAAGATCGAGGCGGGCAAGTTCGAGCTCCAGACCGATGCCTTCGCGCCGGACGACCTGGTGGCGCCGAGCCTGCAGATGGTCGGCTCGCTGACCAAGGCCCGCAACATCACGGTCCGTACCGAGATCGCGCCCAAGATGCCGCTGCTGACGGCCGACGAGCGCGCCTGCCGGCAGATCGTGATCAACCTGCTCTCGAACGCCATCAAGTTTAGCCACGACTATGGCGTGGTGACGCTCTCGATGAAGCGGCAGGGCGAGAACATCAATATCTCGGTGCGCGACAACGGCATCGGCATGGCGCCCGAATCGATCCGCCGACTCGGTGAGCCGTTTTTCCAGGTTCAGGACGGTCTGGCGCGCCAATATGAGGGCACGGGGCTTGGTCTTTCGATCGTAAAAGGCCTGGTAGACCTCCACGAAGGCCGGATGCACGCGGTTTCCGAGCTTGGCGTGGGAACAACCATGACGGTTTTACTCCCGGTAAACGGTCCGGCGATTAAGCTGCCCGAAACGGCATCGGTCACCCCCATTCGCCGCGATACGAGCGCGCAGCAAACTTCCGTATGGCAAGACGAAAGAAAAAGAAGAGCTTAA
- a CDS encoding phage portal protein, with amino-acid sequence MANWLTRLAGGRLNAPAERKSSGPQALFSLAQLGEANWTKRGFVSLANEGFAKNPVVYRCVRMVAEAANSVPLVVEENGRRTSDHPVVTLLRRPNPRQSGSELLEAVYAYLQTAGNAYLEAAIVEGQVRGLFCLRPDRMKVVAGKDGWPAAYAYSVGGRTRQLSQEPAPVPKVLHMALFHPLDDHYGMAPLEAAQQSLDIHNASAQWNKSLLDNAARPSGALVYSMGEGNLSPDQFDRLKTELEEHFAGAMNAGRPMVLEGGLDWKTIALSPRDMDFIEARHGAARDIALAFGVPPMLLGLPGDNTYSNMVEANRALWRQTVMPLVRRVADDLSYWLAPAFGGATLVPDFDAVDALAEDRAAMWERVGAASFLSDEEKRELLGV; translated from the coding sequence ATGGCCAACTGGCTCACCCGCCTTGCCGGCGGGCGATTGAACGCGCCTGCCGAACGCAAGTCGAGCGGACCGCAGGCATTGTTTTCGCTGGCGCAACTGGGCGAGGCGAACTGGACCAAGCGTGGCTTCGTGAGCCTGGCCAATGAAGGCTTCGCCAAGAACCCGGTGGTCTATCGCTGCGTGCGCATGGTGGCGGAAGCTGCCAATTCGGTGCCGCTCGTGGTCGAGGAAAACGGCCGGCGCACGAGCGATCATCCGGTGGTGACGCTGCTCCGCCGCCCCAATCCGCGCCAATCGGGCAGCGAACTGCTCGAGGCGGTCTATGCCTACCTGCAGACGGCGGGCAATGCATATCTCGAGGCGGCGATCGTCGAAGGCCAGGTGCGCGGGCTCTTCTGCCTGCGGCCGGACCGGATGAAGGTGGTGGCGGGCAAGGATGGCTGGCCGGCGGCCTATGCCTATTCGGTGGGTGGACGGACCCGGCAGCTGAGCCAGGAGCCGGCGCCGGTGCCGAAAGTGCTGCACATGGCGCTCTTCCATCCGCTCGACGACCATTACGGTATGGCTCCGCTCGAGGCGGCGCAGCAGAGCCTCGATATCCACAATGCCTCGGCGCAGTGGAACAAGTCGCTGCTCGACAACGCGGCGCGACCCTCGGGGGCGCTGGTCTATTCGATGGGCGAGGGCAACCTTTCGCCTGACCAGTTCGACCGGTTGAAGACGGAGCTGGAGGAGCATTTCGCAGGGGCGATGAATGCCGGCCGGCCGATGGTGCTCGAAGGCGGGCTCGACTGGAAGACCATCGCGCTTTCTCCGCGCGACATGGATTTCATCGAGGCACGGCATGGAGCGGCGCGCGATATCGCGCTGGCCTTCGGCGTGCCGCCGATGTTGCTGGGGCTGCCGGGCGACAATACCTATTCCAACATGGTCGAGGCCAACCGCGCGCTGTGGCGGCAGACGGTGATGCCGCTGGTGCGGCGGGTGGCCGATGACCTGAGTTACTGGCTGGCGCCGGCTTTCGGTGGGGCGACTTTGGTGCCCGATTTCGATGCGGTGGATGCGCTGGCGGAGGATCGCGCGGCCATGTGGGAGCGCGTGGGGGCGGCTTCGTTCCTCAGTGATGAGGAGAAGCGGGAGTTGTTGGGGGTTTGA
- a CDS encoding DUF2336 domain-containing protein, with translation MLGFQPYETFQLLIETGGVDRTNTLLVAACDAFARREKPTAAELQQFETLVQRLFSTAAPSARTKAAATLGRSAHLSPLLEDLVVANAGDDLPDYLLGAPALSEATMLKTIEAGDVAACSAIARRSDLSNVVLARLFQMNSRRVYRALATNTAIAPRGPYLSALARSAQMDYQVAWSLAARDDFDCALLAPAFFDLNESDRIKVIKAFGERRTPDAPIKKTIEQISVATDELTRALMKLFSENRRPEVTRLLHQITGLDEVRCGQIAHDVSGAALFVILRAFGATAYEGLKVLIHATSHDDDKSPVLTEFARLFDTVTPDSMAFLMSAWRGDVNLLELTKPEYRPFATEPRTAAERVQRNPALSEAIEALSRIGSRRAG, from the coding sequence ATGCTCGGCTTTCAACCCTATGAGACCTTTCAGTTGCTGATCGAAACCGGGGGTGTTGACCGCACCAATACCCTGCTGGTCGCGGCCTGCGATGCCTTTGCGCGGCGTGAAAAGCCGACCGCCGCCGAACTCCAGCAGTTCGAGACCCTGGTGCAGCGCCTCTTCTCGACGGCCGCGCCCTCGGCCCGCACCAAGGCCGCCGCCACGCTCGGCCGCTCGGCGCACCTCTCCCCTCTTCTCGAGGATCTGGTCGTGGCCAATGCCGGCGACGACCTGCCCGATTATCTCCTTGGCGCTCCGGCCCTCTCGGAAGCCACCATGCTCAAGACCATCGAGGCCGGCGACGTTGCCGCCTGTTCCGCCATTGCCCGCCGCTCGGACCTTTCCAACGTGGTGCTGGCGCGGCTTTTCCAGATGAACAGCCGCCGCGTCTATCGCGCCCTCGCCACCAACACCGCCATTGCCCCGCGAGGCCCCTATCTCTCCGCCCTCGCCCGCTCCGCGCAGATGGATTACCAGGTGGCCTGGTCGCTGGCGGCCCGCGACGATTTCGATTGCGCGCTCCTCGCGCCGGCCTTCTTCGATCTCAACGAGAGCGACCGCATCAAGGTCATCAAGGCCTTCGGCGAGCGCCGTACGCCCGATGCGCCGATCAAGAAGACCATCGAGCAGATCAGCGTCGCCACCGACGAGTTGACCCGGGCGCTGATGAAGCTCTTTTCGGAGAACCGGCGCCCCGAAGTCACCCGCCTCCTCCACCAGATCACCGGGCTCGACGAGGTTCGCTGCGGCCAGATCGCGCATGACGTTTCGGGCGCCGCCCTCTTCGTCATCCTGCGCGCCTTCGGCGCCACGGCCTATGAGGGGCTGAAGGTCCTCATCCACGCCACGTCGCATGACGACGACAAGTCGCCAGTCCTCACCGAGTTCGCGCGCCTGTTCGACACCGTCACCCCGGATTCGATGGCCTTCCTGATGAGCGCCTGGCGTGGCGACGTGAACCTTCTCGAGCTCACCAAGCCCGAATATCGTCCCTTCGCCACCGAGCCCCGCACTGCCGCCGAGCGCGTGCAGCGCAATCCGGCGCTCAGCGAAGCGATCGAGGCGCTTTCGCGCATCGGCTCGCGCCGCGCCGGGTGA
- a CDS encoding VOC family protein produces MTLLAIDHIQLAMPPGREPEARAFYSGILGLSEVAKPENLAKRGGAWFANGDLKVHLGVEQNFVPARKAHPAFRVANLPALVEHLKASGVDVTTDEPLPGYDRVYIADPFGNRIELLQPAE; encoded by the coding sequence ATGACACTTCTCGCCATCGACCATATCCAGCTCGCCATGCCGCCCGGCCGCGAGCCCGAGGCACGCGCCTTCTATTCAGGCATTCTCGGCCTCTCCGAAGTAGCCAAGCCCGAAAACCTCGCCAAACGCGGCGGCGCCTGGTTCGCCAACGGCGACCTCAAGGTCCACCTGGGCGTCGAACAGAACTTCGTCCCCGCCCGCAAGGCCCACCCCGCCTTCCGCGTGGCGAACCTGCCGGCCTTGGTCGAGCATCTCAAGGCCTCCGGCGTCGACGTCACCACCGACGAACCACTCCCCGGCTACGACCGCGTCTACATCGCCGACCCGTTCGGCAACCGCATCGAGCTGTTGCAGCCGGCGGAGTGA
- a CDS encoding DNA-packaging protein → MNSLSADEILRLRAMLVELALTARSREEIERAIPPHLRPGLFYFWPVWAREQQDPPPGDWTTWLLMGGRGSGKTRAGAEWVRQLATGPEPVTPIALVGETMTEAIAVMVKGVSGILSVHPEATRPVLKGTTLTWPNGVEATVLSASDPDRFRGPQFAAAWCDEVAKWPQAESAWDMLQFGLRLGDRPRQLATTTPKPTRLLRRLLGDGQTIVTKMKTEENKAHLAEGFLDAVVGRYRGSVLGRQELDGEMIEDLPDALWNRDMFRRHRGGELGRVVVAVDPPVTGGPRADACGIVVAARVGEGAAILADWTISGARPLNWARRAVRAFKEFEADCIVAEVNQGGDLVKAVLAQVDTEVPVRGVRATRGKWLRAEPVAALYGRGLVAHAEGLAALEDEMCAFGADGMAEGHSPDRVDALVWAVTELMLGERVGPRVRGW, encoded by the coding sequence TTGAACAGCTTAAGCGCCGATGAAATCCTGCGCCTGCGCGCCATGCTCGTCGAGCTGGCGCTGACGGCGCGCAGCCGCGAGGAGATCGAACGGGCCATTCCACCGCATCTGCGGCCGGGGCTTTTCTATTTCTGGCCGGTCTGGGCCCGCGAACAGCAGGACCCGCCGCCGGGCGACTGGACGACATGGCTGCTCATGGGCGGCCGTGGCTCGGGCAAGACCCGGGCGGGCGCCGAATGGGTGCGCCAGCTCGCGACGGGTCCGGAGCCGGTGACGCCGATCGCGCTGGTGGGTGAAACCATGACCGAGGCCATCGCCGTGATGGTCAAGGGCGTGAGCGGCATCCTGTCGGTGCATCCGGAGGCTACGCGCCCGGTGCTCAAGGGCACGACGCTGACCTGGCCGAATGGGGTGGAGGCGACGGTGCTTTCGGCCTCGGACCCCGACCGGTTCCGTGGACCGCAATTCGCGGCGGCGTGGTGCGACGAGGTCGCCAAGTGGCCGCAGGCGGAAAGCGCCTGGGACATGCTGCAATTCGGCCTGCGTCTCGGCGACCGGCCACGGCAATTGGCGACGACAACGCCCAAGCCGACGCGGCTGCTGCGCCGCCTGCTGGGCGACGGCCAGACGATCGTGACGAAGATGAAGACCGAAGAGAACAAGGCGCACCTGGCCGAGGGCTTTCTCGATGCCGTGGTCGGACGCTATCGCGGCTCGGTGCTGGGGCGCCAGGAGCTCGACGGCGAGATGATCGAGGACCTGCCGGACGCGCTGTGGAACCGCGATATGTTCCGCCGCCATCGCGGCGGCGAGCTCGGGCGCGTGGTGGTGGCGGTGGACCCGCCGGTGACCGGCGGGCCGAGGGCCGATGCCTGCGGGATCGTGGTGGCGGCACGAGTGGGCGAGGGCGCGGCGATCCTGGCGGATTGGACGATATCGGGTGCGCGCCCGCTCAACTGGGCACGGCGGGCAGTGCGGGCGTTCAAGGAGTTCGAGGCCGATTGCATCGTCGCCGAGGTCAACCAGGGCGGCGATCTGGTGAAGGCCGTTCTGGCGCAGGTGGATACTGAAGTGCCGGTGCGCGGCGTGCGGGCAACGCGCGGGAAATGGCTGCGAGCGGAGCCGGTGGCGGCGCTCTACGGCAGGGGGCTCGTGGCGCATGCCGAGGGGTTGGCGGCGCTGGAGGATGAAATGTGCGCGTTCGGCGCCGACGGGATGGCGGAAGGGCATTCGCCGGACCGGGTGGATGCGCTGGTCTGGGCGGTGACGGAGTTGATGCTGGGCGAGAGGGTGGGGCCGCGGGTTCGGGGGTGGTGA
- a CDS encoding alpha/beta fold hydrolase, with amino-acid sequence MPAIDKTIATPYATIRIRETSGRGLPLLMIHGAGTSKDVFAKQINTALGEMYRIIAVDLPGHGESSNAVDPATYSFGGFAKVLSVVLDELSVNKAAVYGWSLGGHVGIELLATDPRVAGLMITGAPPVNRGPIGLLRGFQMHRDMLLASKDHFTDEDIARFLRLCFRESQIPASFAQTARRTDGHARTGVFKASMMGLDSDQKRVVERSPVPVAVIDGQYEPVARLSYVGNLAYRNLWSGKVHIIPDAGHAPFWEKPDHFNVMLHRFMGDMAARNRQRPHSPSNGASG; translated from the coding sequence ATGCCCGCGATCGACAAGACCATTGCCACGCCTTACGCCACTATTCGCATCCGCGAGACATCGGGGCGCGGCCTGCCGCTATTGATGATCCATGGCGCCGGCACGTCCAAGGATGTGTTCGCCAAGCAGATCAACACGGCGCTGGGTGAAATGTACCGCATCATAGCCGTCGACCTTCCCGGCCACGGCGAATCCAGCAACGCGGTAGACCCTGCCACCTATTCCTTCGGCGGCTTCGCCAAGGTGCTGAGCGTCGTGCTCGACGAATTGTCGGTCAACAAGGCCGCCGTCTACGGCTGGTCGCTGGGCGGCCATGTCGGCATCGAGCTTCTCGCTACCGATCCGCGCGTGGCTGGCCTCATGATCACCGGCGCACCGCCGGTCAATCGCGGGCCTATCGGCCTGCTGCGCGGTTTCCAGATGCACCGCGACATGCTGCTGGCCTCCAAGGACCATTTCACCGACGAGGATATCGCCCGCTTCCTGCGCCTCTGCTTCCGCGAGAGCCAAATCCCCGCTTCCTTCGCGCAAACCGCGCGCCGCACCGATGGCCACGCGCGCACCGGTGTCTTCAAGGCCAGCATGATGGGCCTCGATTCCGACCAGAAGCGCGTCGTCGAGCGCTCGCCGGTCCCGGTCGCGGTGATCGACGGCCAATACGAGCCCGTCGCCCGCCTCTCCTATGTCGGCAATCTTGCCTATCGCAATCTCTGGAGCGGCAAGGTCCACATCATCCCCGACGCCGGCCACGCCCCCTTCTGGGAAAAGCCCGACCACTTCAACGTCATGCTCCACCGCTTCATGGGCGACATGGCCGCCCGCAACCGCCAGCGTCCGCACAGCCCCTCGAACGGCGCGTCGGGCTGA
- a CDS encoding DUF1491 family protein, which produces MSQLRTDLWCAAFVRRHNDLGQFCVVSRRGDPVAGQVFIEVDHLNGTVSLYAPASAVARSEDDAADRLFELRFDHVEPGQVRDRLAREEKFDPDFWVLNVETRGSELGLRVA; this is translated from the coding sequence ATGAGCCAGCTCCGCACCGACCTGTGGTGCGCCGCCTTCGTGCGGCGCCACAACGATCTTGGCCAGTTCTGCGTGGTTTCGCGCCGTGGCGACCCGGTGGCCGGCCAGGTTTTCATCGAAGTCGATCATCTGAACGGAACCGTGTCGCTCTATGCGCCGGCCTCGGCTGTGGCGCGCTCGGAGGACGACGCGGCCGACCGGCTGTTCGAGCTGCGGTTCGACCACGTGGAGCCGGGGCAGGTGCGGGATCGGCTGGCGCGGGAAGAGAAGTTCGATCCGGATTTCTGGGTGCTGAACGTAGAGACGCGCGGGAGCGAGTTGGGGCTGCGGGTGGCTTAG
- a CDS encoding pyridoxamine 5'-phosphate oxidase family protein, giving the protein MAKQYPDIDAVQHEFILKQKIFFTATATAESRVNVSPRPTDHFRILGPNRVIYLDLTGSGNETAAHTRIDGRMTIMFCSFEGPPKILRLYGRGRIIRRDSAEYATLLADQFGNSDPLGARQMASLDIDLVQTSCGFGVPLFDYAGERPTLTRWAEAKEKDIGLDAYRRQKNQFSIDGLPTGLFEEPAE; this is encoded by the coding sequence ATGGCCAAGCAATATCCCGATATCGACGCGGTCCAGCACGAGTTCATCCTCAAGCAGAAAATCTTCTTCACCGCCACGGCCACCGCGGAATCGCGCGTCAACGTCTCGCCGCGCCCCACGGACCACTTCCGGATCCTCGGCCCCAACCGGGTGATCTATCTCGATCTCACCGGGAGCGGCAACGAAACCGCAGCCCACACGCGGATCGACGGGCGCATGACCATCATGTTCTGCTCGTTCGAGGGGCCGCCCAAGATTCTGCGCCTTTATGGCCGGGGCCGCATCATCCGCCGCGACAGCGCCGAATACGCCACGCTGCTCGCCGACCAGTTCGGCAATAGCGACCCCCTCGGCGCCCGCCAGATGGCTTCGCTCGATATCGACCTGGTGCAGACATCCTGCGGCTTCGGCGTTCCGCTCTTCGACTATGCCGGCGAACGCCCTACCCTCACCCGCTGGGCCGAGGCCAAGGAGAAGGATATCGGTCTCGACGCCTATCGCCGTCAGAAGAACCAGTTCAGCATCGATGGCCTGCCCACCGGCCTCTTCGAGGAACCGGCCGAATAG
- a CDS encoding class I SAM-dependent methyltransferase produces MTVGENARDQGYVLGHSDRELERLEQQATFFGDMTRDVLVRAGLAPGMQVLDLGCGVGDVSMIAADLVGADGAVTGIDISPDALAIAERRAKASGRAAGFRLSSIDDFEGFDGFDAVVGRFIMVHLPKARETLGRVVAGAKPGTIVAFAELDLSTVSATGETPLLNRCVQWIAEVYRRAGLDPNPGTGLFATFRAVGLKPQMYGMTRIGDGGDVPGFVFLAESVRSMLPMIEKLGIASAAEIEVDTLLTRLLAEAKAADPCVFYPRFIGAWARVE; encoded by the coding sequence ATGACTGTCGGTGAGAATGCGCGGGACCAGGGCTATGTGCTCGGACATTCCGACCGCGAACTCGAGCGACTGGAACAGCAGGCCACCTTTTTCGGCGACATGACCCGCGACGTGCTGGTGCGCGCCGGCCTCGCACCCGGAATGCAGGTGCTCGACCTCGGATGCGGGGTGGGCGACGTCTCGATGATTGCCGCGGACCTCGTGGGCGCGGACGGGGCGGTAACGGGCATCGATATCTCGCCCGATGCGCTGGCCATTGCCGAACGCCGCGCGAAGGCCTCGGGCCGGGCGGCGGGGTTCCGGCTCAGCAGTATCGATGACTTCGAGGGCTTTGACGGGTTCGACGCCGTCGTCGGGCGCTTCATCATGGTGCACCTGCCCAAGGCGCGCGAGACGCTGGGGCGCGTCGTGGCGGGTGCGAAGCCGGGTACGATCGTGGCGTTCGCGGAACTGGACCTGAGCACGGTAAGCGCCACGGGCGAAACCCCGCTGCTCAATCGCTGCGTGCAATGGATCGCCGAGGTCTATCGGCGCGCCGGGCTCGACCCCAATCCGGGGACCGGACTCTTTGCCACCTTCCGGGCGGTGGGCCTCAAGCCGCAGATGTACGGCATGACGCGGATCGGCGATGGCGGGGACGTTCCCGGCTTCGTGTTCCTGGCGGAATCAGTGCGCTCGATGCTGCCGATGATCGAAAAGCTGGGCATTGCCAGCGCCGCGGAGATCGAGGTGGATACCTTGCTCACGCGGCTTCTGGCCGAAGCCAAGGCGGCTGACCCCTGCGTCTTTTATCCACGCTTCATCGGCGCCTGGGCACGGGTCGAATAA